From the Streptomyces sp. Sge12 genome, the window GCCCGGGCCGTCCGGAACACCGGCGCCGCCCTCGCCCTGCGCGGGGTCCGGCTCGGCCACCGCGATACCGTGGTGCTCGACCGGATCGACCTGGCGGTCGAAGCCGGAGAGGTGCTGACCGTGGTCGGCCCGTCCGGCTGCGGAAAGTCCACGCTGCTGCGCACCCTGGCCGGCCTGCTGCCGCCGCTCCACGGCACGGTGGAACAGGACGGCGCCCCGGTCACCGGACCGGACGCCGACCGGGCCCTGGTCTTCCAGGACGACGCCCTGCTTCCCTGGCGCACCGTCCGGGCCAACGTCGAACTGCCCCTCGCGATCCGCGGCACCGCCCGCGCCGCGCGCCGGCGGGATGCCGAGGGATGGCTGGAGCGGGTCGGCCTGGGCGGGCACGCGCACAAGTTCCCGCACCAGCTCTCGGGCGGGCAGCGCCAGCGCGTGCAGCTGGCCCGCGCCCTCGCCGCGCGCCCCCGCGCCGTCCTGATGGACGAGCCCTTCGGGGCCCTCGACGCCCAGACCCGCGCCGAGATGCAGGACCTTCTCGTGGACGTCCTCGCGGGCACGGGCGCGACCGTCGT encodes:
- a CDS encoding ABC transporter ATP-binding protein, which encodes MTTPTTRTPATPTPPGTPGTPAARAVRNTGAALALRGVRLGHRDTVVLDRIDLAVEAGEVLTVVGPSGCGKSTLLRTLAGLLPPLHGTVEQDGAPVTGPDADRALVFQDDALLPWRTVRANVELPLAIRGTARAARRRDAEGWLERVGLGGHAHKFPHQLSGGQRQRVQLARALAARPRAVLMDEPFGALDAQTRAEMQDLLVDVLAGTGATVVFVTHDVDEALFLGDRVALLAAARVLPVPRPRERGAPYADLRQQIINSL